One window of the Lonchura striata isolate bLonStr1 chromosome 9, bLonStr1.mat, whole genome shotgun sequence genome contains the following:
- the NRDC gene encoding nardilysin has protein sequence MPGRNKATCGYGSQELAVGQQAAEGGRDAGGRSPHGDEEEERGGAGPEHNLGDPDIVKSPSDPKQYRYIRLQNGLCALLISDLNYLDGAPTSSEEEEDNDDDSEEGSDEYDDSGAEIEDGREDDECDDGDENEDSDGDNEDFNDSDDSELEELAEKEETRKRGCSEKQSAAALCVAVGSFSDPEDLPGLAHFLEHMVFMGSLKYPDENGFDAFLKKHGGGDNASTDCERTVFQFDVQRKYFKEALDRWAQFFIHPLMIRDAIDREVEAVDSEYQLARPSDANRKEMLFGSLARPGHPMKKFFWGNADTLKHEPKMKNIDTYTRLREFWQRHYSAHYMTLVVQSKETLDTLEKWVTEIFSEIPNNGLPKPSFGHLTQPFDTPEFHKLYRVVPIRKVHSLTITWALPPQEQYYRVKPLHYISWLVGHEGKGSVLSFLRKKFWALALYGGNGETGFEQNSTYSIFSISVTLTDEGYKHFYEVAHVVFQYVKMLQRRGPDQRIWEEIQKIEANEFHYQEQTDPVDYVENLCENMQLFQKEDFLTGDQLLFEYKPEIIADALNQLSPQRANLVLLSAANEGQCHLKEKWFGTQYSMEDIDKYWSDLWDSDFELNPDLHLPEENKYIATDFALKVADCPETEYPVKTLSTQQGCLWYRKDDKFKIPKGYVRFHLISPLIQQSAENIVLFDTFVNILSHNLGEPAYEADVAQLEYKLVAGEYGLIIRVKGFNHKLPLLFQLIIDYLSDFSFTPAVFEMITEQLKKTYYNILIKPETLAKDVRLLILEHGRWSMIDKYQTLMKGLSIEALSAFVTAFKSQLFVEGLVQGNFTSREAKDFLNYVVQKLHFAPLAHPCPVQFRVVDLPNTHLLCKVKTLNKGDANSEVTVYYQSGARNLREYTLMELLVMHMEEPCFDFLRTKQTLGYHVYPTCRNTSGILGFSVTVATQATKYNSELVDRKIEEFLSCFEEKIKDLTEEAFSTQVTALIKLKECDDSHLGEEVDRNWNEVVTQQYLFDRLAREIEALKSITQADLVNWFQAHRSDQRKVLSVHVIGYGKHEGDSEVTAVSGQNSSGEIPHLVLLPPSVMRDITSIKDIKAYTSTLNVLPYHKILK, from the exons GTATATCAGACTGCAGAATGGCTTATGTGCACTTTTGATTTCGGATTTGAATTACTTGGATGGTGCCCCAACATCttcagaagaggaggaggataatGATGATGATTCTGAAGAGGGCAGTGATGAATATGATGACTCTGGAGCAGAGATCGAAGATGGCAGAGAAGATGATGAGTGTGATGACGGGGATGAGAATGAGGACAGTGATGGAGATAATGAGGATTTCAATGATTCTGATGACAGTGAATTAGAAGAGCTGGCTGAAAAGGAAGAGACAAGAAAGAGGGGTTGTTCAGAAAAGCAG TCTGCAGCAGCCCTCTGTGTTGCTGTTGGCAGCTTCTCTGATCCTGAAGATCTGCCTGGATTAGCACACTTCCTGGAACATA TGGTTTTTATGGGCAGTTTGAAGTACCCAGATGAGAACGGGTTTGATGCATTCCTGAAGAAACACGGGGGCGGTGACAATGCCTCGACGGACTGTGAGAGGACAGTGTTCCAGTTTGATGTGCAGAGGAAGTACTTCAAAGAAGCCCTGGATAG GTGGGCACAATTCTTTATTCACCCATTAATGATCAGGGATGCAATAGATCGAGAAGTGGAGGCTGTAGACAGTG AGTATCAGCTTGCAAGGCCCTCTGATGCAAACAGAAAGGAGATGTTATTTGGGAGTCTTGCCAGGCCTGGACATCctatgaagaaattcttttgGG GTAATGCCGATACACTCAAGCATGagccaaaaatgaaaaatattgacACCTACACCAGGCTGAGGGAATTCTGGCAGCGCCATTACTCTGCTCACTACATGACTTTGGTTGTCCAGTCTAAAG aaaCACTGGATACATTGGAAAAGTGGGTGACAGAAATCTTCTCTGAAATCCCAAATAA TGGTTTACCCAAACCCAGCTTTGGCCATCTGACTCAGCCTTTTGACACACCAGAGTTTCACAAGCTTTACAGAG TTGTTCCAATCAGGAAGGTTCATTCATTGACCATCACTTGGGCACTTCCCCCACAAGAACAGTATTACAG GGTGAAGCCTCTTCATTATATTTCCTGGCTGGTGGGACATGAAGGCAAAGGCAgtgttctttctttccttaGGAAAAA GTTTTGGGCCCTTGCATTGTatggaggaaatggagagaCAGGATTTGAACAGAACTCCACTTACTCCATCTTCAGCATTTCTGTGACTTTGACTGATGAAGGTTACAAGCATTTCTATGAG GTGGCCCACGTTGTGTTTCAGTATGTGAAGATGCTGCAGAGAAGGGGACCAGATCAAAG AATATGGGAAGAAATACAAAAGATTGAAGCTAATGAATTTCACTACCAGGAACAG ACAGATCCAGTTGACTATGTGGAAAATCTTTGTGAGAACATGCAGTTGTTTCAGAAAGAAGATTTTCTGACAGGAGACCAGCTCTTGTTTGAATACAAGCCGGAG ATCATTGCTGATGCCCTGAACCAGCTCAGCCCTCAGAGAGCCAACCTGGTTTTGTTGTCTGCTGCCAACGAAGGCCAGTGTCACCTCAAGGAGAAGTGGTTTGGGACTCAGTACAGCATGGAAG ATATTGACAAGTACTGGAGTGATTTATGGGACAGTGACTTTGAGTTAAATCCAGATTTGCACCTTccagaggaaaacaaatacaTAG CCACTGACTTTGCTTTGAAAGTTGCTGACTGCCCCGAGACAGAATATCCAGTCAAAACACTCAGCACACAACAAGGCTGTCTCTGGTACAGGAAGGATGATAAATTCAAAATCCCAAAAG gTTATGTTCGATTCCATCTGATCTCTCCATTGATACAGCAGTCCGCAGAGAA catAGTGCTGTTTGATACATTTGTAAACATCCTTTCCCACAACCTGGGGGAACCAGCTTACGAAGCAGATGTGGCTCAGCTGGAGTACAAGCTGGTGGCTGGAGAGTATGGCCTGATCATCAGAGTGAAAGGATTCAATCACAAACTACCT CTTCTATTTCAGCTCATCATTGATTACTTGTCTGACTTCAGCTTTACTCCAGCAGTTTTTGAAATGATAACCGAACAGCTGAAGAAAACTTATTACAACATCCTCATTAAACCTGAGACTCTGGCCAA GGACGTGCGGCTGCTGATCCTGGAGCACGGCCGCTGGTCCATGATCGACAAGTACCAGACGCTGATGAAGGGGCTCTCCATCGAGGCCCTCTCCGCCTTCGTCACCGCCTTCAAGTCCCAGCTCTTCGTGGAGGGGCTCGTGCAAGGGAACTTCACCAGCAGG GAAGCAAAAGATTTCCTGAATTACGTTGTTCA GAAGCTCCACTTTGCTCCCCTGGctcatccctgccctgtgcagtTCCGGGTGGTGGATTTGCCAAACACTCACCTGCTCTGTAAGGTGAAAACTCTCAACAAGGGCGACGCCAACTCCGAGGTGACAGTCTACTACCAG tcaggTGCCAGGAACCTGAGGGAATACACCCTGATGGAGCTGCTTGTG ATGCACATGGAGGAGCCTTGCTTCGACTTCCTGAGGACCAAGCAGACCCTTGG ctaCCACGTGTATCCCACCTGCAGAAACACTTCTGGGATTCTTGGCTTCTCAGTCACAGTGGCAACCCAGGCAACTAAATACAA TTCTGAATTGGTTGACAGGAAGATAGAGGAGtttctttcttgctttgaaGAGAAAATCAAGGATTTAACTGAAGAGGCTTTTAGCACCCAG GTAACAGCTTTGATAAAACTGAAAGAATGTGATGACTCCCACCTTGGGGAAGAAGTGGACAGGAACTGGAATGAAGTGGTGACCCAGCAGTACCTGTTTGACAGGCTGGCACGGGAG ATTGAAGCTCTCAAGTCTATTACACAAGCAGACCTGGTCAACTGGTTCCAGGCTCACAGAAGCGACCAGAGGAAAGTGCTCAGTGTACAT GTGATTGGATATGGAAAGCATGAAGGGGACTCAGAGGTGACAGCTGTCTCAGGACAGAACTCATCTGGTGAAATACCTCATCTTGTTTTATTGCCCCCCTCTGTGATGCGTGACATTACTTCCATCAAGGACATCAAAGCCTACACATCAACGCTGAATGTTCTCCCTTACcacaaaatattgaaataa
- the OSBPL9 gene encoding oxysterol-binding protein-related protein 9 isoform X2 — protein sequence MAGGVDSGFVPSVHDFDKKLTEADAYLQILIDQLKLFDEKLQNCKDDEQRKKIEGLKETTSSMVESIKHCIVLLQIAKDQNNEEKHANGLISTINPVDAVYQPSPLEPSGISTMPSQAVTLPEPAQLCKSEQRPSSLPVGPVVASLGNQTPTPNSTGSGQSAPSSSLTSPSHVNLSPNTVPDFSYSSSEDEFYDADEFYQSSSSPKRCMDSSGSAAVLTRSSTGSSLKRPDTTESLNSSMSNGTNDADLFDPPDDREDDGEGESVEEHKSVIMHLLSQVRLGMDLTKVVLPTFILERRSLLEMYADFFAHPDLFVSISDQKDPKERMVQVVKWYLSAFHAGRKGSVAKKPYNPILGEIFRCHWVLPGTEDDMEPVSEGPVPWVSKSNVTFVAEQVSHHPPISAFYAECFSKRIQFNAHIWTKSKFLGMSIGVHNIGQGCVTCLDHDEHYILTFPNGYGRSILTVPWIELGGECSINCSKTGYNASIIFHTKPFYGGKKHRITAEIFSPNDKKPFCSIEGEWNGVMYAKYSTGENAVFIDTKKMPTIKKKVRKLEDQDDFESRCLWKDVTYNLKIRDIDAATAAKHALEERQRAEARARKESETSWETRLFHEDGECWVYDEPLLKRLAASKH from the exons aagaTTGAAGGTCTCAAAGAAACAACCAGT AGCATGGTAGAATCAATAAAACACTGCATTGTGTTGCTACAGATTGCTAAA GACCAAAATAATGAGGAGAAGCACGCAAATGGACTTATA AGCACCATCAACCCTGTGGACGCCGTGTATCAGCCCAGCCCCTTGGAGCCGTCAGGGATCAGCACCATGCCTTCCCAGGCTGTCACACTTCCAG AACCTGCTCAGTTGTGCAAGTCAGAGCAGCGACCCTCCTCCTTGCCAGTGGGACCTGTAGTAGCATCACTCGGGAATCAGACTCCAACACCAAATAGTACAG GAAGTGGGCAGTCAGCACCTAGCAGCAGTCTCACCTCTCCAAGCCATGTCAACCTGTCTCCAAATACAGTCCCAGATTTTTCTTACTCAAGCAGTGAGGATGAGTTCTATGATGCTGATGAATTCTACCAGAGCAGTTCTTCCCCAAAGCGATGTATGGA TTCTTCAGGGTCTGCTGCAGTGCTGACTcggagcagcacagggagcagccTGAAACGTCCAGATACCACAGAGTCCCTCAATTCTTCCATGTCTAATGGCACAAATGATGCTG ATCTCTTTGATCCTCCCGACGATCGAGAAGATGATGGGGAAGGAGAGTCGGTGGAGGAGCACAAAAGTGTTATCATGCATCTCTTGTCACAAGTGAGATTAGGCATGGACCTCACCAAG GTGGTTCTTCCAACGTTTATCCTGGAAAGAAGGTCACTGTTGGAAATGTATGCCGACTTCTTTGCACATCCAGACTTGTTTGTCAG CATTAGTGACCAGAAGGATCCCAAGGAGAGGATGGTTCAGGTGGTTAAATGGTACCTCTCAGCTTTCCATGCAGGAAGGAAAGGGTCAGTTGCTAAGAAGCCTTACAACCCCATCCTGGGGGAGATCTTCCGCTGCCACTGGGTGTTGCCTGGCACTGAAGATGACATG GAGCCAGTCTCAGAAGGACCAGTCCCCTGGGTCAGCAAAAGCAACGTCACCTTTGTGGCAGAGCAGGTCTCTCACCATCCTCCAA TTTCAGCATTTTATGCAGAGTGTTTTAGCAAGAGGATACAGTTCAATGCTCACATATGGACCAAGTCCAAGTTCCTAGGAATGTCTATTGGGGTTCATAACATAGGGCAAG gGTGTGTTACATGCCTAGATCATGATGAACACTATATTTTGACTTTTCCTAATGGCTATGGAAG GTCTATTCTCACTGTGCCATGGATAGAGCTTGGGGGGGAGTGCAGCATTAATTGCTCAAAGACAGGTTACAACGCTTCCATCATCTTCCACACAAAACCATTTTATGGAGGAAAGAAGCACAGAATTACAGCTGAAATTTT ttCTCCAAATGACAAGAAACCCTTCTGCTCCATTGAAGGAGAATGGAATGGGGTCATGTATGCAAAGTACTCCACAGGG GAGAATGCTGTCTTTATAGATACCAAGAAAATGCCTACAATAAAGAAGAAGGTAAGGAAATTGGAGGACCAAGACGACTTTGAGTCTCGCTG CTTATGGAAGGATGTCACCTACAACCTGAAGATCAGAGACATCGACGCGGCCACGGCTGCGAAGCACGCGCTTGAGGAGCGGCAGAGAGCCGAGGCCAGGGCCAGGAAGGAGAGCGAGACCTCGTGGGAAACGAGG CTGTTCCACGAGGACGGGGAGTGCTGGGTGTACGACGAGCCGCTGCTGAAGCGCCTGGCTGCCAGCAAGCACTGA